From a region of the Candidatus Zixiibacteriota bacterium genome:
- the nusG gene encoding transcription termination/antitermination factor NusG yields MAKQWFAVHTYSGQEQKAKRHLEKMIVTEGLENKFGEILIPTELVTEMKQGKRSTSTKKFLPSYLLIEVELDKLLEQRIVNTPGITNFVGSAGKPTPLRRDEVDRMVGKMDSKREVELDEVPWHAGDQVKVIDGPFSDFSGFISEINLERKKVKVMVSIFGRPTPVELDFLQIESV; encoded by the coding sequence ATGGCCAAACAGTGGTTCGCCGTCCATACCTATTCGGGTCAGGAACAGAAGGCCAAGCGGCATCTGGAAAAGATGATCGTTACTGAAGGCCTGGAAAACAAGTTCGGCGAGATTCTCATCCCGACCGAATTGGTTACCGAAATGAAGCAGGGCAAACGCTCGACCTCGACCAAGAAGTTTCTGCCCTCCTATCTGCTCATCGAAGTGGAATTGGACAAGCTGCTCGAGCAGCGCATCGTCAACACGCCCGGCATCACCAACTTTGTCGGCTCCGCCGGCAAACCGACCCCGCTGCGCCGCGATGAGGTCGACCGCATGGTCGGCAAGATGGATTCCAAGCGCGAAGTCGAATTGGATGAAGTCCCGTGGCATGCCGGCGACCAGGTCAAGGTGATCGACGGCCCGTTCTCGGATTTCTCCGGATTCATCTCCGAGATCAATCTCGAGCGCAAAAAAGTCAAGGTCATGGTTTCGATCTTTGGACGTCCGACTCCCGTCGAGCTGGACTTCCTGCAAATTGAATCGGTCTAA
- the rplK gene encoding 50S ribosomal protein L11: protein MAKKITGFVKLQIPAGQATPAPPVGPALGQKGVNIMEFCKAFNARTGEKSGLIIPVVITVFSDKSFTFITKTPPAAVLLLKAAKIPKGSGTPNRDKVGRVTRQQIREIAEMKMPDLNAASLETAMSMVAGTARSMGLEVEN from the coding sequence GTGGCAAAGAAGATAACCGGATTCGTAAAGCTGCAGATTCCTGCAGGACAGGCGACCCCGGCGCCGCCGGTCGGTCCGGCTCTCGGTCAGAAGGGCGTCAACATTATGGAATTCTGCAAGGCGTTCAACGCCCGCACGGGGGAAAAGTCCGGGCTCATTATCCCGGTCGTCATCACCGTGTTCTCTGACAAGAGTTTTACCTTCATCACCAAGACACCGCCCGCGGCCGTCTTGTTGCTTAAAGCGGCCAAGATCCCCAAGGGCTCCGGCACCCCCAACCGGGACAAGGTTGGGCGCGTGACCCGGCAACAAATTCGGGAAATCGCCGAGATGAAGATGCCCGACCTCAACGCCGCATCGCTCGAAACGGCCATGAGCATGGTCGCCGGAACCGCCCGCAGTATGGGCCTGGAAGTGGAGAATTAA
- a CDS encoding 50S ribosomal protein L1 — protein sequence MKHGKNYSNARKKMGEKLPVPLEQAVKAVKGNAYAKFDETVEVAVRLGVDPKQADQMIRGTVALPNGTGKKVRILVIAKDEKLEDARAAGADHAGNEDYLEKLKGGWADIDVIVATPDMMGKLGPLGKVLGPKGLMPNPKAGTVTADVTKAVREIKAGKIEYRVDKTGNIGVPIGKVSFTEEQLAQNAMAFLEAIIKARPASAKGTYLRNAAMSSTMGPGVKISTADILARVKTA from the coding sequence ATGAAGCACGGAAAAAACTACAGCAACGCGCGCAAGAAAATGGGCGAAAAACTGCCGGTCCCGCTCGAACAGGCCGTCAAAGCCGTCAAGGGTAACGCCTACGCCAAATTCGACGAAACCGTCGAAGTGGCCGTCCGCCTTGGCGTCGATCCGAAACAAGCCGATCAGATGATCCGCGGCACCGTCGCCCTCCCCAACGGCACCGGCAAGAAAGTCCGCATCCTGGTGATCGCCAAGGATGAGAAGCTGGAAGATGCGCGCGCCGCCGGCGCCGATCATGCCGGCAACGAAGACTATCTGGAAAAACTTAAGGGCGGGTGGGCCGACATCGATGTCATTGTCGCCACCCCCGACATGATGGGTAAACTTGGTCCGCTCGGCAAGGTGCTTGGTCCCAAGGGACTGATGCCGAACCCGAAGGCCGGCACCGTCACCGCCGATGTCACCAAAGCCGTGCGCGAAATCAAAGCCGGCAAAATCGAGTACCGCGTCGACAAGACCGGCAATATCGGTGTGCCGATCGGCAAGGTCTCGTTTACCGAAGAACAGTTGGCTCAGAATGCGATGGCTTTCCTGGAAGCGATCATTAAGGCGCGTCCGGCTTCGGCCAAAGGCACCTATCTGAGAAATGCTGCGATGAGTTCAACCATGGGCCCGGGCGTAAAAATCTCGACCGCCGATATTCTGGCGCGCGTCAAAACCGCTTAG
- a CDS encoding 50S ribosomal protein L10: MPNQQNLEKVSHLTETFKSAQCVAVTDYAGLTVEKATLLRAELRKKNIKYVVAKNTLMRIAAKEAGIVGLDQYFKGPSAVALGHEDPGAMAKVLFDFGKDNQKPQIRALYMDGMVYGGADAERIAKLPGREQLLAMVVGSVSAPLSNFVGTLDGVIRKFVGTLEAMKEKMNN, encoded by the coding sequence ATGCCAAATCAGCAAAACCTCGAGAAAGTCAGTCACCTGACGGAAACCTTCAAGAGCGCCCAGTGTGTCGCCGTGACCGACTATGCCGGTCTGACCGTAGAAAAAGCGACTTTGCTGCGCGCCGAATTGCGCAAGAAGAACATCAAGTATGTCGTCGCGAAAAATACTCTGATGCGCATTGCCGCCAAGGAAGCCGGTATCGTCGGGCTCGACCAGTACTTTAAAGGTCCGTCCGCCGTGGCCCTGGGGCACGAGGATCCCGGCGCGATGGCCAAAGTCCTGTTCGACTTCGGCAAGGACAACCAGAAGCCGCAGATTCGCGCCCTCTATATGGACGGGATGGTCTACGGCGGCGCCGATGCCGAGCGCATCGCCAAGCTGCCTGGCCGCGAGCAACTCCTGGCCATGGTCGTCGGCAGCGTCAGCGCGCCGCTGTCAAACTTCGTCGGTACCCTCGACGGCGTGATTCGCAAGTTCGTCGGTACGCTCGAAGCCATGAAAGAGAAGATGAATAATTAA